In the genome of Actinomycetes bacterium, the window CTCGTCGGTGCTCGCCCCGCCTGTCCAGCGGAGCAGCACCAGCGTCGCGTCGTCCCGCAGCGGGCCGCCCTGGTGCTCGAGCACCGCGCGGACCAGCCGGCGCAGCACCTCCTCGGGCGGGCGCTCCGAGGAGGCCTCCCGCTCGAGCAGGTCGACCAGGCGGTCGACGCCGAACTCCGACCCGTCCGGACCGCGCGCCTCGACGACGCCGTCGGTGTAGAGGACGACCGTGTCACCGGGCTGCAGCGCCGTACGCACCAGGTCGTCTTTCTCTCCGACCTCTCTGTCGCCCACGCCGAAGGGCACCGTCGCCTCGGTGGCCAGCTCCCCGACCACCCGCCGGTCGCGCAGCAGCAGCGGCGCGGGGTGACCCGCGTTGGTCAGCTCGAGGGCGCCGGTGGCCGTGTCCAGTCGCACCAGCACGCCGGTGACGAACGCGTCGGGACCGAACTCCCGAGCGATGGCGTCGTCGATGGTCGCGTGGGTGGTGGCGAGATCACGCCGCTCCCGGCGCTGGTGCCGGTAGGCGCCCATGGCCAGGGTGGTGAGCAGGGTCGACCCGATGCCGTGCCCCATGCCGTCGAAGACGGCCACGTCGACCCGGTCGCCGTTGATGCTGTGGTCGAAGCCGTCGCCAGCCACCTCGTACGCCGGCTCGAGCATCCCGGCGACGACGACCTGCTCGGTGCGCAGCGTGAGCGGCGGCAGCAGGTCCCACTGCATGCTCGCGGCCAGCGACATCGACCGGCCGCGCTTGCGGACGTGGACCAGGTCGGTGTACCTCGCTGCCGACGCGACGAGCAGCCCGGCCAGCATGCCGAGGTGGCTGCAGTGGTCCAGCACGTCCGGCGCCGCGTCGTCGACGGTGACGGCCAGCACGCCGGTCCGCACCGAGTGCTCGTACACGGGCACCCACACCCGCACCGCGCCGTCCCGGTCGGCGGTCACCACCTCGCCGGTCTGGAAGGCCCGCCCGGCCAGGGTGGCACCCACCGACTCCTCGACCGGCACGTCCAACGAGGAGCCGTCGACCAGCGGCTGGAGGATCTCCTGCTCGAAGTCGATCAGGTAGAGCACGACGTCGCGGGCGAGCGGTCGGGCGGCCTCGCCGACCGCGCGCACCACGTTCTGGGGCGACGTATGGCGCAGCCCGGCCAGGGCGGGCGAGACGTCGAATACGGACACGGGGCGGCTCCAGGCAGGGGAGGGAGCAGGCAGGCAACAACGACGCTAGCCCGCCTACGGCCTCCGTGGCGCGTTCTGCCCGATCTGCCGCATTCCGGACGGCCGGACACGGTGACGGATCAGTGGCAGCCGTGCACCCCGGCCGCGCACGCGGACCCCATGGCCACGTCGGCCAGGGACTCCCACACGCCGGGCGCCGCAGCGCTGCCGCTGCCCGCCAGGATCAGCGTGGCGCCCTCGACGGCGATCACGACGGCCTGCTGCTGGGCTCCGTCGACCGTACGGTCGAA includes:
- a CDS encoding PP2C family protein-serine/threonine phosphatase, with the protein product MSVFDVSPALAGLRHTSPQNVVRAVGEAARPLARDVVLYLIDFEQEILQPLVDGSSLDVPVEESVGATLAGRAFQTGEVVTADRDGAVRVWVPVYEHSVRTGVLAVTVDDAAPDVLDHCSHLGMLAGLLVASAARYTDLVHVRKRGRSMSLAASMQWDLLPPLTLRTEQVVVAGMLEPAYEVAGDGFDHSINGDRVDVAVFDGMGHGIGSTLLTTLAMGAYRHQRRERRDLATTHATIDDAIAREFGPDAFVTGVLVRLDTATGALELTNAGHPAPLLLRDRRVVGELATEATVPFGVGDREVGEKDDLVRTALQPGDTVVLYTDGVVEARGPDGSEFGVDRLVDLLEREASSERPPEEVLRRLVRAVLEHQGGPLRDDATLVLLRWTGGASTDEVIPVQPGSVEPS